A stretch of Gemmatimonas aurantiaca T-27 DNA encodes these proteins:
- a CDS encoding PAS domain-containing sensor histidine kinase: MPDRHSHAALAAIVNIAADAIIALDDSFRIVRFNRGAEQIFGWSEADMLGQPLDRLLPMASRAVHRGHVRTFAEGPSDARTMADRREIAGLRKNGEQFPAEASISRVTIDGERTFMVMLRDVSDRRRAEERQRLLATGGWVLAASLDVESTMATIAELPVPLLGEWSLLELLTPDGCIRRAAATHVDPHRHEDTAALVARASDQSSPELPFASALRVAHEAEAQRITDISAWLDANFPDTASRTRAEALGASAVLLVPLRAGGRAIGALHLVRTRAGASHVREEVHVADQFAGLAALALENARLYQESRRAVRERDERLAIVSHDLRNPVNAVVMLTGAVLSRETPAGAEDVGIMGREEVEAIRGAARQVDGLIQDLQDVSRISAGRLRVERRPVPAVEMLKEAADVFDPVVAEAALDFTRTFDDDAPLVMADRHRVGQVLSNLLGNAVRFTPRGGSVSLTAQRQDDMLRIAVRDTGPGVAPEDVPRLFERYWQAPRLLRAGSGLGLFIAKGIVEAHGGAIGVNSEQGQGSEFWFTLPIV; encoded by the coding sequence ATGCCCGATAGACATTCCCACGCCGCGTTGGCTGCGATTGTCAACATTGCCGCCGACGCGATCATCGCTCTCGATGATTCGTTCCGTATCGTCCGCTTCAATCGCGGCGCGGAGCAGATCTTCGGATGGTCCGAAGCCGACATGCTTGGACAGCCGCTCGATCGCCTGCTCCCGATGGCTTCCCGCGCCGTACATCGCGGTCATGTGCGCACGTTTGCCGAAGGTCCCAGCGACGCCCGGACGATGGCCGACCGTCGCGAAATCGCCGGCCTGCGCAAGAATGGCGAACAGTTTCCGGCCGAAGCGTCGATCTCACGGGTGACGATCGATGGCGAGCGCACCTTCATGGTGATGCTGCGTGACGTCAGTGACCGCCGCCGTGCGGAGGAGCGTCAGCGTCTGCTGGCCACCGGGGGGTGGGTGCTTGCCGCATCGCTGGATGTGGAATCGACCATGGCCACGATCGCCGAACTACCGGTGCCGTTGCTCGGCGAATGGAGTCTGCTCGAACTGCTCACACCCGACGGCTGCATCCGACGGGCTGCGGCCACCCATGTCGATCCGCATCGGCACGAGGATACCGCCGCCTTGGTGGCCAGGGCCAGCGATCAGTCGAGTCCGGAGCTGCCGTTTGCGAGCGCCCTGCGCGTGGCCCACGAAGCAGAGGCGCAGCGCATCACCGATATCTCGGCGTGGCTCGATGCCAATTTCCCCGATACCGCCTCCCGCACGCGCGCCGAGGCGTTGGGGGCCAGTGCCGTGCTGCTGGTGCCCCTGCGCGCCGGTGGACGCGCCATTGGGGCACTGCATCTGGTGCGTACCCGCGCCGGAGCGTCCCACGTGCGGGAAGAAGTGCATGTGGCCGACCAGTTCGCGGGGCTCGCGGCGCTGGCGCTCGAAAATGCGCGCCTCTACCAGGAGTCCCGTCGCGCGGTGCGTGAGCGCGATGAAAGGCTGGCCATCGTGTCGCACGACCTGCGCAATCCCGTGAACGCGGTGGTGATGCTCACCGGAGCCGTGCTGTCACGTGAAACGCCCGCCGGCGCGGAAGACGTAGGCATCATGGGGCGCGAAGAGGTCGAAGCCATCCGTGGCGCGGCGCGTCAGGTGGATGGTCTCATTCAAGACTTGCAGGACGTCTCGCGCATCTCGGCTGGCCGCTTGCGCGTGGAGCGCCGACCGGTGCCGGCCGTTGAGATGCTCAAGGAAGCCGCTGATGTGTTCGATCCGGTGGTGGCAGAAGCGGCGCTCGATTTCACGCGCACCTTCGACGACGACGCGCCGCTGGTGATGGCCGACCGCCATCGCGTGGGGCAGGTGCTGTCCAATCTGCTCGGCAACGCCGTGCGATTCACACCGCGCGGTGGTTCGGTGTCGCTGACGGCACAACGTCAGGATGACATGCTCCGCATCGCCGTGCGGGACACCGGCCCGGGCGTGGCGCCCGAGGATGTCCCACGTCTTTTCGAGCGCTATTGGCAGGCCCCGCGCCTGCTACGGGCCGGTTCCGGCCTCGGCTTGTTCATCGCCAAAGGTATCGTGGAAGCCCATGGCGGTGCGATCGGTGTGAACAGCGAGCAGGGACAGGGCAGCGAGTTCTGGTTCACACTGCCGATCGTGTGA
- a CDS encoding GGDEF domain-containing protein gives MSERGSSNGATGNTVLKAVSGVVGNTAEIVVAPPTKSAEDSLGLVLDALGGMLTALARYPIDLPDRSGEESSREFGLWHRHATLGYALQEGNGQGSVGIGERDWDGVVRAVTEQRREEHRYVDASISELREALWACVETVHNAVKVDHTTDNTTDVQMERAKNALKRMQTGSIKQEVLGAVLAIESAMQARREQQQEQYVSLATRLDRLGRQLEEARKESTTDPLTGLGNRKLFDMMAPRAVQMFSLGRQPVVLLMVDLDKLKLVNDMYGHQAGDQAIQALANALGRVFLRQSDVLCRFGGDEFTAILHNTDWKMAQTLARRLQEQLAGMPAPHPAMEFSIGASVGVAQLEMHEDVGEWLARADKALYKAKQNGRDRVCVAETLLLRSA, from the coding sequence GTGTCCGAACGAGGAAGTTCGAACGGCGCGACCGGCAATACCGTGCTGAAAGCCGTTTCCGGCGTTGTCGGGAATACGGCGGAGATCGTTGTGGCGCCACCAACGAAGTCGGCGGAAGACAGCCTCGGGCTCGTCCTTGACGCGCTCGGTGGGATGTTGACCGCTCTCGCGCGTTATCCCATCGATTTGCCGGATCGTTCCGGCGAAGAGAGTTCCCGTGAGTTTGGGCTCTGGCATCGTCATGCGACGCTGGGTTACGCCTTGCAGGAAGGGAACGGACAGGGGTCGGTGGGGATCGGTGAACGCGATTGGGATGGTGTCGTTCGTGCCGTCACCGAACAGCGACGTGAAGAGCATCGTTACGTCGACGCTTCGATTTCCGAGCTCCGCGAAGCGCTGTGGGCGTGTGTCGAAACCGTGCACAATGCGGTGAAGGTGGACCACACCACCGACAACACCACGGACGTGCAGATGGAGCGCGCCAAGAACGCGCTCAAGCGGATGCAGACGGGCTCCATCAAGCAGGAAGTACTCGGGGCCGTACTGGCTATCGAATCGGCCATGCAGGCGCGGCGTGAGCAGCAGCAGGAACAGTATGTGTCGCTGGCCACGCGCCTCGACCGTCTGGGCCGGCAACTCGAGGAAGCGCGCAAGGAGAGCACCACCGACCCGCTCACGGGGCTCGGCAATCGCAAGTTGTTCGATATGATGGCGCCCCGTGCCGTGCAGATGTTCTCGCTCGGTCGTCAGCCCGTCGTCCTGCTCATGGTCGATCTCGACAAGCTCAAGCTCGTGAACGACATGTACGGCCATCAGGCCGGTGACCAGGCCATTCAGGCGCTGGCCAATGCACTGGGCCGTGTGTTCCTGCGCCAGTCGGACGTGCTGTGCCGGTTCGGTGGTGACGAATTCACCGCCATCCTGCACAACACCGATTGGAAGATGGCGCAGACACTGGCGCGTCGACTGCAGGAGCAGTTGGCCGGCATGCCGGCTCCCCATCCGGCCATGGAATTCTCCATCGGTGCCTCGGTGGGTGTCGCGCAGCTCGAGATGCACGAGGATGTGGGCGAATGGCTGGCCCGGGCTGACAAGGCCCTCTACAAAGCCAAGCAGAATGGGCGTGATCGTGTCTGCGTGGCGGAGACGCTGCTGCTGCGGTCCGCCTGA